The following are from one region of the Euleptes europaea isolate rEulEur1 chromosome 11, rEulEur1.hap1, whole genome shotgun sequence genome:
- the LRRC3B gene encoding leucine-rich repeat-containing protein 3B: MHLVDLWLTRSLSMCLLLQSFVLMILCFHSASMCPKGCLCSHSGGLNVSCSNANLKEIPRDLPPETVLLYLDSNQITSIPNEIFKDLHQLKVLNLSKNIIEFIDEHSFKGVAETLQMLDLSDNRIKSVHKNAFNNLKARARIANNPWHCDCTLQQVLRSMASNHETANSVICKTSDLDEHTGRPFLNAADADLCNLPKKTTDYAMLVTMFGWFTMVISYVVYYVRQNQEDARRHLEYLKSLPSKQKKPEEADDISTVV; this comes from the coding sequence ATGCATTTGGTAGACTTGTGGTTAACTCGTTCCCTCTCCATGTGTCTGCTCCTACAAAGCTTTGTACTCATGATACTGTGCTTTCATTCTGCCAGTATGTGTCCCAAAGGTTGCCTTTGTTCCCATTCTGGAGGTTTAAATGTCAGCTGCAGCAATGCAAACCTCAAGGAAATACCCAGAGATCTTCCTCCCGAAACAGTCTTACTTTATTTAGACTCCAATCAGATAACGTCCATCCCAAATGAAATTTTCAAGGACCTGCACCAACTGAAAGTCCTAAACTTATCCAAAAACATTATTGAATTTATAGACGAACACTCGTTCAAAGGAGTGGCAGAAACGTTGCAGATGCTGGACTTGTCAGACAACCGGATTAAAAGTGTGCACAAGAATGCTTTCAACAACTTAAAAGCTCGAGCCAGAATTGCAAACAATCCTTGGCACTGTGACTGCACTTTGCAGCAGGTCCTGAGGAGCATGGCCTCCAACCACGAAACAGCCAACAGCGTCATCTGTAAGACTTCAGACTTAGACGAACACACTGGGAGACCATTCCTTAATGCTGCTGATGCTGACCTCTGTAACCTTCCTAAAAAGACTACTGATTATGCCATGCTGGTCACCATGTTTGGCTGGTTCACCATGGTGATATCCTACGTCGTTTATTACGTGCGGCAAAATCAAGAGGATGCACGCAGGCACCTTGAGTACTTGAAATCCCTGCCAAGCAAACAAAAGAAACCCGAGGAAGCAGATGATATCAGCACTGTGGTATAG